A single Fodinicurvata sp. EGI_FJ10296 DNA region contains:
- a CDS encoding succinylglutamate desuccinylase/aspartoacylase family protein: MTTPPNETPVLATNPASPGAPLGEAPSRIAATVDLGKDGKQHGYLRVPHSRNDSAWGFVQIPITVVGKGRGPTILLTGAAHGDEYEGPISLMKLSRAIDPDSITGRLIIVPALNLPAVKSATRLSPIDGVNLNRAYPGGRSGSISAMIADYVYRELVIAADIVVDFHSGGKTLDFVPCAVMHQLDDEGLFQQTLEALKAFGAPVGLVLRELDDEGMLDTAVESLGKPFISTELGGAGRVTAETMAITDRGVTNLLRHFGVLEASADPLGIGPAAVAETRLMHTPDADCFIASEHAGMFEMVADLGATVRKGDPVGRVHFHEDASAPAVTYLAGHDGLVLSRHCPGLIQRGDCLAVIATDFPSR; the protein is encoded by the coding sequence ATGACGACGCCCCCGAATGAGACACCTGTGCTGGCGACGAATCCTGCATCCCCTGGTGCGCCCCTGGGGGAGGCACCCTCCCGCATAGCCGCCACAGTCGATCTCGGGAAGGATGGCAAGCAGCACGGTTATCTGCGTGTTCCGCATTCGCGCAACGACAGCGCCTGGGGGTTCGTGCAAATCCCGATCACCGTTGTCGGCAAAGGGCGGGGGCCGACCATTCTGCTTACGGGTGCCGCTCATGGCGACGAGTACGAAGGGCCGATTTCCCTGATGAAGCTGAGCCGGGCGATCGATCCGGACAGCATCACGGGGCGTCTGATCATCGTGCCGGCGCTTAACCTTCCGGCTGTGAAATCGGCGACACGCCTGTCGCCGATCGACGGCGTCAATCTGAACCGTGCCTATCCGGGTGGGCGCAGCGGCAGCATCAGCGCCATGATCGCGGACTATGTCTATCGCGAGTTGGTCATCGCCGCCGACATCGTTGTCGACTTTCATTCCGGCGGCAAAACTCTGGATTTCGTACCCTGCGCCGTCATGCACCAGCTGGACGATGAGGGGCTGTTTCAGCAGACGCTGGAAGCGCTGAAAGCATTCGGCGCACCGGTCGGACTTGTGCTGCGGGAACTGGATGACGAAGGCATGCTCGACACCGCCGTGGAATCGCTCGGAAAGCCATTCATTTCCACCGAACTGGGCGGTGCGGGCAGAGTGACCGCCGAAACCATGGCCATAACCGATCGCGGCGTGACGAATCTGCTCCGTCACTTCGGCGTTCTCGAAGCGTCGGCCGACCCCCTTGGCATCGGGCCGGCCGCTGTTGCCGAGACGCGGCTGATGCACACGCCGGACGCAGACTGCTTCATCGCGTCAGAGCATGCCGGCATGTTCGAAATGGTGGCCGACCTGGGAGCAACCGTCCGCAAGGGCGACCCTGTCGGCCGCGTCCATTTCCACGAGGATGCGTCGGCGCCGGCCGTCACCTATCTTGCCGGCCATGACGGGTTGGTGCTGTCTCGGCATTGCCCGGGTCTCATACAAAGAGGCGACTGCCTGGCCGTCATCGCAACCGATTTTCCGAGCCGATAG
- a CDS encoding PLP-dependent aminotransferase family protein yields MPIWTPDFTGLDDLPRYLALATSIGLAIDRGELHAGDRLPARRDLAFRLGLSIHTVSSAYSEAERRGHVVGEVGRGTFVLGRPAESRESRYIMQRNHQDIIDLSICRPVQGDFTARCLRSVLKSLGGDPDLSAMTACRPVVGLDAHRESGAQWLATLGLKCDPNGIVVTNGAAHAVQVALSALTEPGDGVATESLTDHGIISLASILHFRLRGIATDEHGMMPDALEAACKAGDVKVVTITPTLTNPTTTLMPEDRRRAIVAIAERYDIWIVEDDVFAPLVESGPPALHSLAPHRTLYVTGFTKWSVSGLRTGLLLAPEALVPKLVARVRATTWMATPLVAEIASRWITDGTMRELAHWQRERLSERNRLVEEKLPAGAYRSHPTGPNVWVRLPEPWRARTFTAQAWHEGVAITPAEPFVVGRADQPHAVRLSIGAAENPDDLAHGLDVISTLLSQEPDPMVLTV; encoded by the coding sequence ATGCCAATCTGGACTCCGGACTTCACAGGCCTCGATGACCTACCCCGATACCTCGCGCTGGCGACCTCCATCGGATTGGCGATCGACCGGGGCGAACTGCATGCCGGCGATCGGCTTCCGGCGCGGCGCGATCTTGCCTTCAGGCTGGGGCTTTCAATCCATACGGTCAGTTCGGCATACAGCGAAGCCGAACGCCGCGGCCATGTCGTCGGCGAAGTCGGACGGGGTACTTTCGTCCTCGGCCGCCCCGCCGAGAGCCGGGAAAGCCGATACATCATGCAGCGCAATCATCAGGACATCATCGACCTGTCGATTTGCCGGCCGGTGCAGGGAGACTTTACGGCAAGATGTCTGAGATCCGTGCTGAAGTCCCTGGGCGGCGATCCGGATCTGAGCGCCATGACAGCCTGCCGGCCAGTCGTCGGACTGGACGCCCATCGCGAATCCGGGGCGCAATGGTTGGCGACTCTCGGATTGAAGTGCGATCCAAACGGCATCGTCGTTACCAATGGCGCCGCTCATGCGGTTCAGGTCGCACTGTCCGCGTTGACAGAACCGGGCGACGGCGTCGCGACCGAAAGCCTGACCGATCATGGCATCATCTCGCTCGCCAGCATTCTGCATTTTCGCCTGCGGGGAATCGCCACCGACGAGCACGGGATGATGCCCGACGCGCTCGAAGCCGCCTGCAAGGCCGGCGACGTCAAGGTCGTGACGATCACGCCAACGCTGACCAACCCGACCACCACCCTTATGCCCGAGGATCGTCGGCGGGCGATCGTGGCCATTGCCGAGCGCTACGATATCTGGATCGTCGAGGACGACGTTTTTGCCCCTCTGGTCGAATCGGGTCCGCCAGCCCTGCATTCTCTCGCACCGCACAGAACGCTTTACGTGACGGGATTCACCAAATGGAGCGTGTCGGGCCTTCGCACCGGCCTGCTGTTGGCGCCGGAGGCTCTGGTGCCGAAACTCGTTGCCCGGGTGCGGGCCACCACCTGGATGGCGACGCCGCTGGTGGCCGAAATCGCAAGCCGATGGATAACGGACGGCACAATGCGGGAATTGGCGCATTGGCAGCGGGAACGGCTGTCCGAACGCAATCGCCTCGTCGAAGAGAAGCTCCCCGCCGGCGCCTATCGATCCCATCCCACCGGACCGAATGTCTGGGTGCGCCTGCCCGAGCCATGGCGCGCCAGGACATTCACCGCCCAGGCATGGCATGAAGGCGTTGCCATCACGCCAGCCGAACCGTTCGTCGTCGGACGGGCCGATCAACCGCACGCCGTGCGACTGAGTATAGGCGCCGCAGAGAACCCGGATGATCTGGCGCACGGACTCGACGTGATCTCCACGTTGCTCAGCCAGGAGCCCGACCCGATGGTGCTGACGGTTTGA
- a CDS encoding PadR family transcriptional regulator yields MDTRTLCLGALKQGPCSGYEIRKRFEEGPFGHFQDISFGSIYPALRRLTDDGLVTVTDQEQDRRPDKKVYEMTPQGHLALARMVSTDPASDKFRSDLLFSIFFADLLPADRLAELVENRILQHEAIVRELSKCEDDDGHGPHCPTRPGPEFVRGLGLTIHRACLAYYRNNRNFLIEGHLTDNDEPTGGKSDSHASDSDRLRQPATTSGRTT; encoded by the coding sequence TTGGATACGAGAACATTGTGCCTGGGCGCTCTGAAGCAGGGTCCGTGCTCGGGCTACGAGATACGCAAACGGTTCGAAGAAGGGCCATTCGGCCATTTTCAGGATATCAGCTTCGGCTCAATCTACCCGGCGCTGCGTCGATTAACAGACGATGGACTGGTAACCGTAACCGACCAGGAGCAGGACAGACGTCCAGACAAGAAGGTTTACGAGATGACCCCGCAGGGGCATCTGGCTCTGGCGCGGATGGTCTCGACCGACCCCGCCAGCGACAAATTTCGCTCCGACCTGTTGTTCTCAATATTCTTTGCCGACCTGTTGCCGGCCGACCGGCTCGCTGAACTGGTCGAGAACCGCATCTTGCAGCATGAAGCCATCGTTCGGGAACTCTCCAAATGCGAAGATGACGACGGACATGGTCCTCATTGCCCGACACGCCCCGGTCCGGAATTCGTGCGCGGTCTGGGTCTGACGATTCATCGTGCGTGTCTTGCTTATTATCGCAACAATCGTAATTTTCTGATCGAAGGCCACCTAACCGACAATGACGAACCGACCGGCGGGAAATCGGATTCCCACGCATCCGACTCCGATCGCCTGCGCCAACCCGCTACGACGTCCGGACGCACGACATGA
- a CDS encoding efflux RND transporter periplasmic adaptor subunit, with amino-acid sequence MKKLILIAAIAGIGVGAWLGYDTIFATGENDDPPQGVSESGTGSTPAENRPEQRNLQQVRVRTIAAEPMQEEIILQGRTMAQRTVTITAQVSGTVVAVEADRGETVDGDQIIIRLSSDDREARAEEARALVRQRQAEFDAAQTLNQRGVRSSTDVTQAEAALQGARAAVSAAELALDRMIVRAPFGGILDSRRAELGAFIDAGEEVAVIIDLDPLRIRGQVSERNLGDIRTGDTGQVRLVGGDQVEGQVTYIGATADERTRTFPVELEVPNPDNEIIENLTAEIRLPLAETSAHRIEASLLSLSDDGVIGVKSVDNDGTVVFNPIEILGDSDGAVWVSGLPETATIITVGQEFVVADERVIPVDEADIAARTTQ; translated from the coding sequence ATGAAGAAATTGATACTGATCGCCGCCATCGCGGGCATTGGCGTCGGCGCCTGGCTGGGCTACGACACCATATTTGCGACCGGCGAAAATGACGATCCACCACAGGGTGTGTCTGAGTCGGGAACCGGTTCGACGCCGGCGGAAAACAGGCCCGAACAGCGGAACCTCCAACAGGTTCGCGTTCGAACAATCGCTGCCGAACCGATGCAGGAGGAGATCATCCTTCAAGGCCGGACCATGGCCCAGCGCACCGTGACCATCACGGCGCAGGTCTCCGGGACCGTCGTCGCGGTGGAAGCCGACAGGGGCGAAACCGTCGACGGGGATCAAATCATTATAAGGCTGTCGTCCGACGACCGGGAAGCACGCGCGGAGGAAGCAAGGGCTCTGGTTCGCCAGCGCCAGGCAGAATTTGATGCGGCGCAGACGCTCAATCAGCGCGGTGTCCGCTCCAGCACCGATGTGACGCAAGCCGAGGCGGCGCTGCAAGGTGCGCGGGCGGCGGTTTCGGCGGCCGAACTTGCGCTGGACCGAATGATTGTTCGCGCGCCATTTGGTGGCATTCTCGACAGTCGACGTGCCGAACTCGGCGCTTTCATCGACGCAGGCGAGGAAGTCGCCGTCATCATCGACCTCGACCCGCTCAGAATTCGGGGACAGGTATCCGAGCGAAATCTCGGCGATATCAGGACCGGGGATACCGGGCAGGTTCGGCTGGTGGGCGGAGATCAGGTCGAGGGTCAGGTGACCTATATTGGCGCCACGGCCGACGAACGTACCCGCACCTTCCCTGTCGAGCTCGAGGTTCCCAATCCTGACAATGAAATCATTGAAAACCTCACCGCGGAAATCCGCCTCCCTCTTGCAGAGACCTCCGCGCACAGGATAGAGGCATCGCTGCTGTCGCTGTCTGACGATGGTGTGATTGGCGTCAAGAGCGTCGACAACGACGGAACAGTGGTTTTCAACCCGATTGAGATTCTCGGTGACAGCGACGGTGCTGTGTGGGTGTCGGGTCTGCCCGAAACGGCGACGATCATCACGGTGGGCCAGGAATTCGTCGTTGCCGATGAACGCGTCATCCCGGTCGATGAGGCCGATATCGCCGCGAGGACGACACAATGA
- a CDS encoding cyclodeaminase produces MPSCRLITRKTLTGIVSLCPTAIDVIESAFSALATRAVAMPPILRLDIMADGGDAAVPWGEVDVKTAHIPGLDSFALKVSPGFFNNPAIGLPSLNGLMIVLSAQTGLLEAILLDNGYLTDIRTAAAGGVAARHLARSDARRLAIVGTGCQARLQAQAVSMVRTLEHITVWGRNSDAAAVCASDIAAATGIPTTVSGSVAATVARADIVVTTTPAREPVVTAGMIGPGTHVTAMGSDAEEKNEIAPDLLAAAETLVCDRREQCARLGELHHALAADVLAADHPVAELGDIVAGKAPGRRAPGDVTICDLTGTGIQDTAIARYALERAIESGLGMVIDI; encoded by the coding sequence ATGCCCAGTTGCCGGTTGATTACGCGCAAAACCCTGACCGGAATTGTTTCGCTATGCCCAACGGCGATCGATGTCATCGAATCGGCGTTCTCTGCCCTTGCGACGCGCGCAGTTGCCATGCCGCCCATTCTTCGGCTCGACATCATGGCTGATGGCGGCGACGCCGCCGTTCCGTGGGGAGAGGTCGACGTCAAGACAGCCCACATACCGGGTCTGGACAGCTTTGCCCTGAAGGTAAGCCCCGGTTTCTTCAACAATCCCGCGATCGGTCTGCCGTCACTCAACGGTCTGATGATCGTCCTGTCAGCACAAACGGGGCTACTGGAAGCGATCTTGCTGGATAACGGGTATCTCACCGACATTCGAACGGCCGCCGCCGGCGGCGTCGCGGCCCGCCATCTGGCGCGATCGGACGCCCGTCGCCTTGCAATTGTCGGAACGGGATGTCAGGCGCGGCTTCAGGCGCAGGCAGTGTCGATGGTCCGCACTCTGGAGCACATTACCGTATGGGGTCGAAATTCCGACGCGGCAGCCGTCTGCGCCTCTGACATCGCCGCCGCTACGGGCATCCCGACAACCGTCTCCGGCAGCGTCGCCGCAACAGTAGCGCGGGCCGACATCGTCGTCACGACGACACCGGCACGCGAGCCGGTCGTCACCGCCGGAATGATCGGACCCGGAACGCATGTGACCGCGATGGGATCGGATGCCGAGGAAAAGAACGAGATCGCCCCTGATCTGTTGGCCGCGGCCGAGACGCTGGTCTGCGATCGGCGCGAGCAATGCGCCCGTCTGGGCGAACTGCATCATGCTCTCGCGGCCGATGTGCTGGCTGCGGATCATCCGGTCGCGGAACTGGGCGACATTGTCGCCGGCAAGGCTCCGGGACGCCGCGCGCCTGGCGATGTGACGATTTGCGACCTGACCGGAACGGGTATACAGGACACTGCGATCGCTCGCTATGCGCTGGAACGCGCCATAGAATCCGGTCTCGGTATGGTCATCGATATATGA
- a CDS encoding M24 family metallopeptidase, whose translation MKVFERSEFEGRLAEVRHRMADLDLDALVCTNPANMNYLTGYDGWSFYVHQCVVISHDRPPLWIGRRQDAAGARATVYMSHDDIIGYPDDYVQNREKHPYSFVAGQLTTMGLDHGTIGVESDTYYYSAAADAALRAGLPNAAIIDSGTLVNWVRAIKSDAEIALMRQAAQIAEASMRAAIDAISPGTRQCDAVAEIMRTQIGGTAEFGGDYTSIVPLLPTGKSVGAPHLTWSDTPFQEGEGTIIELAGCRHRYHCPLARTIFLGTPPMAWSETAQVVVEGVNAALDVARPGATCEEVEAAWRAVINSHGIDKDSRLGYSIGLNYPPDWGEHTMSLRAGDRTVLKPNMTFHLIPGIWQDLLGIEISEAFHVTESGAERFTALEQTLFVKS comes from the coding sequence ATGAAAGTGTTCGAGAGAAGCGAATTCGAGGGACGGCTCGCGGAGGTGCGGCATAGAATGGCGGACCTGGACCTCGATGCCCTGGTTTGCACCAACCCGGCCAACATGAACTATCTGACCGGTTACGATGGCTGGTCGTTCTATGTGCACCAATGCGTCGTCATTTCGCACGATCGACCACCGCTCTGGATTGGCCGGCGACAGGATGCCGCCGGTGCGCGGGCCACGGTCTATATGAGCCATGACGACATAATCGGCTATCCGGACGACTATGTGCAGAACCGGGAAAAACACCCCTATTCGTTCGTTGCCGGCCAATTGACAACAATGGGTCTCGATCACGGCACGATCGGTGTCGAATCCGATACCTATTACTATTCCGCGGCGGCGGATGCCGCATTACGGGCCGGCTTGCCGAATGCCGCGATCATCGACAGCGGAACGCTGGTGAATTGGGTCCGGGCGATCAAATCGGACGCCGAGATCGCCCTGATGCGTCAGGCGGCGCAAATTGCCGAAGCGTCGATGCGGGCCGCCATCGACGCGATTTCGCCGGGCACCCGACAGTGCGATGCAGTTGCCGAAATCATGCGAACTCAGATCGGCGGCACTGCCGAATTCGGCGGCGATTACACCTCTATCGTGCCTTTGCTGCCGACGGGCAAATCCGTTGGCGCGCCGCACCTGACATGGTCCGACACTCCATTTCAGGAAGGGGAAGGCACGATCATCGAACTCGCCGGCTGCCGGCACCGCTATCACTGCCCCCTGGCACGCACGATTTTCCTCGGCACACCGCCGATGGCTTGGTCAGAAACCGCCCAGGTCGTTGTCGAGGGGGTCAATGCCGCGCTGGACGTCGCCCGGCCAGGCGCGACCTGCGAAGAGGTCGAGGCCGCCTGGCGCGCCGTCATCAATAGCCACGGCATCGACAAGGACAGCAGGCTTGGCTACTCGATCGGTCTGAACTATCCGCCCGACTGGGGGGAGCACACCATGAGTCTTCGAGCGGGCGATCGTACGGTGCTGAAACCGAACATGACGTTTCACCTCATACCGGGAATTTGGCAGGATCTGTTGGGCATTGAAATCAGCGAGGCGTTTCACGTCACCGAAAGCGGTGCGGAACGGTTCACGGCGCTGGAACAGACACTTTTCGTAAAATCCTGA
- the eutB gene encoding hydroxyectoine utilization dehydratase EutB, whose protein sequence is MSVSLQDVFAADQAIRPHIRQTPLVPSASLSALTGAEIRIKLDFLQDTGAFKLRGATNRLLALSREERERGVIAVSTGNHGRAVAAAAARLGIRAAVVMSSLVPEVKVDGVRQFGAEVRIAGNSQDEADAEAARLIAAEGLVAVPPFDDPHVIAGQGTIGLELLRDWPSMQAVLIPLSGGGLLAGVARVLKAANPAIRIIGISLGKGGAMAESLKAGRPIDVTEPETLADSLGGGIGLQNRHSFEMVRALADDIVTVDDDEIARAMGYLFWNDRLVVEGAGAVAAAALIEGKVPGIGRGLDRIACLSCGNMVDMSRFFEIVGAHHPGASANISTGSAPAPAANSSDSSNQEASECPVAG, encoded by the coding sequence ATGTCGGTATCGCTGCAGGATGTGTTTGCCGCCGACCAGGCGATCCGTCCCCATATTCGCCAGACGCCCCTGGTGCCGTCGGCGTCTCTTTCGGCGCTGACCGGCGCCGAAATACGCATCAAGCTCGATTTTCTCCAGGACACCGGGGCGTTCAAGCTGCGCGGTGCGACGAACCGGTTGCTGGCGTTGTCGCGCGAAGAACGGGAGCGCGGCGTGATCGCGGTGTCGACCGGCAATCACGGACGCGCGGTTGCCGCAGCGGCGGCGCGGCTCGGCATTCGCGCCGCGGTCGTGATGTCGTCCCTGGTCCCGGAAGTGAAAGTCGACGGCGTCCGCCAATTCGGCGCCGAAGTCAGGATCGCCGGCAATAGCCAGGACGAGGCTGACGCCGAAGCGGCGCGCCTGATCGCGGCTGAAGGGCTCGTGGCTGTCCCGCCCTTCGACGATCCCCATGTCATCGCCGGACAAGGCACGATCGGGTTGGAACTGCTGCGGGACTGGCCCTCAATGCAGGCGGTGCTGATTCCGCTGTCCGGCGGCGGTTTGCTGGCAGGTGTCGCAAGGGTGCTCAAGGCGGCCAACCCCGCGATCCGCATCATCGGCATCAGCCTTGGCAAGGGCGGCGCAATGGCGGAAAGCCTCAAGGCTGGTCGGCCCATTGACGTGACCGAACCCGAAACGCTGGCCGATAGTCTTGGCGGCGGAATCGGACTGCAGAACCGGCACAGCTTCGAAATGGTACGGGCGCTGGCCGACGACATCGTGACCGTCGATGACGACGAAATCGCCCGCGCCATGGGATATCTGTTCTGGAACGACCGGCTCGTGGTCGAAGGCGCAGGAGCCGTCGCCGCCGCGGCATTGATCGAGGGAAAAGTTCCGGGCATCGGCAGGGGACTTGACCGGATCGCCTGTCTCAGCTGCGGCAACATGGTCGATATGTCCCGCTTTTTCGAGATCGTGGGCGCCCATCACCCGGGTGCCAGTGCCAATATCAGTACCGGATCCGCTCCCGCTCCGGCGGCAAACTCATCCGATTCCTCGAATCAAGAGGCCAGTGAATGCCCAGTTGCCGGTTGA
- a CDS encoding Lrp/AsnC family transcriptional regulator: MSMKHALDRLDVKILAALQREGRITKLALSQDVGLSPSACLERMKRLEDAGLVRGYMAELNPSRIARSATVFTEITLSRHGAADFQFFETRIQSIPEIVECHATGGGIDYILKLICRDIQHYQQLIDSLLEAEIGIGRYFTYVVTKPVKRYTGLPLDSLLAGDPHLEQ; the protein is encoded by the coding sequence ATGAGCATGAAACACGCGCTGGATCGACTCGACGTCAAAATTCTGGCGGCCTTGCAGCGGGAAGGGCGGATCACCAAACTCGCCCTTTCGCAGGATGTCGGCCTATCGCCCAGCGCTTGCCTCGAACGGATGAAGCGGCTGGAAGACGCCGGCCTTGTCCGGGGCTATATGGCCGAACTGAACCCGTCGCGGATCGCACGCAGCGCCACCGTGTTCACGGAAATTACCCTGTCCCGCCACGGCGCGGCGGATTTTCAGTTCTTCGAAACCCGGATTCAGTCCATTCCCGAGATTGTCGAATGTCACGCCACCGGCGGCGGCATCGACTATATTCTCAAGCTCATCTGCCGTGACATTCAGCACTATCAGCAACTTATCGACAGTTTGCTGGAGGCCGAAATTGGCATAGGAAGGTATTTTACCTATGTCGTCACCAAGCCGGTCAAGCGCTACACCGGCCTGCCGCTCGACAGTTTGCTGGCCGGCGACCCCCATCTGGAGCAATAG